Proteins encoded by one window of Geobacter sp. DSM 9736:
- the rpmC gene encoding 50S ribosomal protein L29, with product MKANDFKSMGSDELQKKEQDLTQELFNLKFQLHTGRLENSAKLSSIRKDIARVKTILREKRG from the coding sequence ATGAAGGCGAATGACTTTAAAAGTATGGGCAGCGACGAGCTGCAAAAGAAAGAGCAGGACCTGACCCAGGAACTTTTCAATCTCAAGTTCCAGCTCCATACCGGACGCTTGGAGAACAGCGCTAAACTGTCTTCCATTCGCAAGGACATAGCACGGGTGAAAACCATACTCCGCGAGAAGAGGGGTTAG